One region of Catenuloplanes indicus genomic DNA includes:
- the purL gene encoding phosphoribosylformylglycinamidine synthase subunit PurL, whose protein sequence is MTQELISPKKETAVSAPDTVDRAGSTPEELQPFAELGLLEDEYQRIRDILGRRPTQSELAMYSIMWSEHCSYKSSKVHLKQFSEKAPKNERLLAGIGENAGVIQISDELAVTFKVESHNHPSFVEPYQGAATGVGGIVRDILAMGARPIAVMDPLRFGDAEHPDTQRVLPGVVAGVGGYGNCLGLPNIGGEVVFDPCYQGNPLVNALSIGVLPVDRLQKKEATGAGNIVVLLGAKTGRDGIGGVSVLASATFDDGSEQRRPSVQVGDPFMEKLLIESCLELYDAGLVVGIQDLGGAGLTCALTETAAAAEAGMRVWLERVPLREPSMSPHEILASESQERMLLIVAPEKLDDVLKIADKWGVLATAIGEVTDGGRLVIMWNDHTVVDVPPGSLVDDGPVYNRPMREPSDLILLRADRAETLPRPVGGDALRETVLRMIASPNLCDKTWVTEQYDRYVLGNTVLAQPEDAGVLRIDEQTGLGVALSVDGNGRYARLDPYNGAKLALAEAYRNVAVAGGKPISVTNCLNFGSPEDPTVMWQFAEAVRGLADGCQELGIAVSGGNVSFYNQTGAAAIHPTPVVGVLGLIDDVSQRVPIGFTPSAHPEGDLVFLLGETRNELSGSEWAWVTHGHLGGEPPRVDLAREKALAEVLAEAARVGHLTAAHDLSDGGLIQTLVESSLRRGVGVTVELPDEFTTGSSPFVYLFSESAGRAVVAVPRGHETAFTALCDQHALPWTAIGTTDAASDAVEVTGQFRIPLTELREAHTGTLPRLFGHVEIPSADTAFGASATGAAAAKAVAPGSAVPAAGSAVPASASEAVSAAASEGTAAVAVAAAVVAAATEAQAAPVGEDPAPDAAAGAEEGLPAAAADSTQADPSGDDGVVSPADTAQTETNAADQPTADGSTE, encoded by the coding sequence GTGACCCAGGAACTGATCTCACCGAAGAAGGAGACCGCGGTGTCCGCGCCCGACACGGTCGACCGCGCCGGCTCCACCCCCGAGGAGCTGCAGCCGTTCGCCGAGCTCGGCCTGCTCGAGGACGAGTACCAGCGGATCCGTGACATCCTCGGCCGCCGGCCCACCCAGTCCGAGCTGGCGATGTACTCGATCATGTGGAGCGAGCACTGCTCCTACAAGTCGAGCAAGGTCCACCTGAAGCAGTTCAGCGAGAAGGCGCCGAAGAACGAGCGCCTGCTGGCCGGCATCGGGGAGAACGCCGGCGTCATCCAGATCTCGGACGAGCTCGCGGTGACCTTCAAGGTCGAGTCGCACAACCACCCGAGCTTCGTCGAGCCGTACCAGGGCGCCGCGACCGGCGTCGGCGGCATCGTCCGTGACATCCTCGCGATGGGCGCCCGCCCGATCGCGGTGATGGACCCGCTGCGCTTCGGCGACGCCGAGCACCCGGACACCCAGCGCGTCCTCCCCGGCGTCGTCGCGGGCGTCGGCGGCTACGGCAACTGCCTGGGCCTGCCCAACATCGGCGGCGAGGTCGTCTTCGACCCCTGCTACCAGGGCAACCCGCTGGTCAACGCGCTCAGCATCGGCGTGCTGCCGGTCGACCGCCTCCAGAAGAAGGAGGCGACCGGCGCCGGCAACATCGTCGTGCTGCTCGGCGCGAAGACCGGCCGGGACGGCATCGGTGGCGTCTCCGTGCTGGCCAGCGCCACCTTCGACGACGGCAGCGAGCAACGCCGCCCGTCCGTCCAGGTCGGTGACCCGTTCATGGAGAAGCTCCTGATCGAGTCCTGCCTGGAGCTGTACGACGCCGGGCTGGTCGTCGGCATCCAGGACCTCGGCGGCGCCGGCCTCACCTGCGCGCTCACCGAGACCGCCGCCGCTGCCGAGGCCGGCATGCGGGTCTGGCTGGAGCGGGTGCCGCTGCGCGAGCCGTCCATGTCACCGCACGAGATCCTGGCCAGCGAGTCGCAGGAGCGCATGCTCCTGATCGTGGCGCCGGAGAAGCTCGACGACGTGCTGAAGATCGCCGACAAGTGGGGCGTGCTCGCCACCGCGATCGGCGAGGTCACCGACGGCGGCCGGCTGGTCATCATGTGGAACGACCACACGGTCGTCGACGTGCCGCCGGGCTCGCTGGTCGACGACGGACCGGTCTACAACCGGCCGATGCGCGAGCCGTCCGACCTGATCCTGCTGCGTGCGGACCGGGCCGAGACGCTGCCCCGCCCGGTCGGCGGCGACGCGCTGCGGGAGACCGTGCTGCGCATGATCGCCTCGCCGAACCTGTGCGACAAGACCTGGGTCACCGAGCAGTACGACCGGTACGTGCTCGGCAACACGGTCCTCGCCCAGCCGGAGGACGCGGGCGTGCTCCGGATCGACGAGCAGACCGGCCTCGGTGTCGCGCTCTCCGTCGACGGCAACGGCCGCTACGCGCGTCTCGACCCGTACAACGGGGCGAAGCTGGCGCTGGCCGAGGCGTACCGGAACGTGGCCGTGGCCGGTGGCAAGCCGATCTCGGTCACCAACTGCCTCAACTTCGGCTCGCCGGAGGACCCGACCGTCATGTGGCAGTTCGCCGAGGCCGTGCGCGGTCTGGCGGACGGCTGCCAGGAGCTGGGCATCGCGGTCAGCGGTGGCAACGTCAGCTTCTACAACCAGACCGGTGCGGCCGCGATCCACCCGACGCCGGTGGTCGGGGTGCTCGGCCTGATCGACGACGTGTCCCAGCGGGTGCCGATCGGCTTCACGCCGTCCGCGCATCCCGAGGGAGATCTGGTCTTCCTGCTCGGCGAGACGCGCAACGAGCTGTCCGGCTCCGAGTGGGCGTGGGTGACCCACGGTCACCTCGGTGGCGAGCCGCCGCGCGTCGACCTGGCCCGCGAGAAGGCGCTGGCCGAGGTGCTGGCCGAGGCCGCCCGCGTCGGTCACCTGACCGCGGCGCACGACCTCTCCGACGGCGGCCTGATCCAGACGCTGGTCGAGTCGTCGCTGCGGCGCGGCGTGGGCGTCACGGTCGAGCTGCCGGACGAGTTCACCACCGGCTCGTCGCCATTCGTCTACCTGTTCAGCGAGTCCGCCGGCCGTGCCGTGGTGGCGGTGCCGCGCGGGCACGAGACCGCGTTCACCGCGCTCTGCGACCAGCACGCGCTGCCGTGGACCGCGATCGGCACCACCGACGCCGCGAGCGACGCGGTCGAGGTGACCGGTCAGTTCCGCATCCCGCTGACCGAGCTGCGCGAGGCGCACACCGGTACGCTGCCGCGTCTGTTCGGCCACGTCGAGATCCCGTCGGCCGACACCGCGTTCGGCGCGTCGGCCACCGGCGCCGCGGCCGCGAAGGCCGTCGCTCCGGGGTCCGCGGTTCCGGCCGCCGGCTCGGCGGTTCCGGCCTCCGCGTCCGAGGCGGTCTCCGCCGCGGCGTCCGAGGGCACCGCCGCGGTGGCCGTCGCCGCCGCCGTGGTCGCCGCCGCGACCGAGGCACAGGCCGCGCCGGTCGGCGAGGACCCGGCGCCGGATGCGGCCGCCGGTGCGGAGGAGGGCCTGCCGGCCGCCGCCGCGGACAGCACCCAGGCCGACCCGAGCGGCGACGACGGCGTCGTCTCCCCGGCCGACACCGCACAGACCGAGACGAACGCCGCCGACCAGCCGACCGCTGACGGCAGCACCGAGTAA
- a CDS encoding 2-phosphosulfolactate phosphatase, whose amino-acid sequence MTAAKASGTVSGEADPVDAVYAQPGAGVRFDWGLAGASELGHVCAALVVVDVLSFTTAVDVAVGRGTRVHPFPWSAQAEAYASRVGAVAAVSRAEVSPERPWSLSPAALRRAPGTPDLVLPSPNGSAICAAASATGLPVVAGCLRNARAVARWLLHQGYGTTRAPIGVIAAGERWPDDTLRPGVEDLLGAAAILDGLAGARGGLSVEAAVALAALNSVPDVSAAIRGSVSGRELAARGFIDDVAIALERDASTVVPLLRGGIFSRA is encoded by the coding sequence ATGACGGCGGCGAAGGCGAGCGGCACGGTGAGCGGCGAGGCGGATCCGGTGGACGCGGTCTACGCGCAGCCGGGCGCGGGAGTGCGGTTCGACTGGGGGCTGGCCGGCGCCAGCGAGCTGGGTCACGTCTGCGCCGCGCTGGTCGTGGTCGACGTGCTCTCGTTCACCACCGCCGTGGACGTCGCGGTCGGCCGCGGCACGCGGGTGCATCCGTTCCCGTGGAGCGCTCAGGCCGAGGCGTACGCGTCCCGGGTCGGCGCGGTCGCGGCGGTCAGCCGGGCCGAGGTGAGCCCGGAGCGCCCCTGGTCGCTGTCACCGGCGGCGCTGCGCCGGGCACCCGGCACACCCGATCTGGTGCTGCCGTCGCCGAACGGGTCGGCGATCTGTGCGGCGGCCAGCGCCACCGGGCTGCCGGTGGTGGCCGGTTGCCTGCGCAACGCGCGCGCGGTCGCCCGCTGGCTGCTGCACCAGGGGTACGGGACGACCCGTGCGCCGATCGGCGTGATCGCGGCCGGTGAGCGCTGGCCGGACGACACGCTGCGCCCCGGCGTGGAGGACCTGCTCGGGGCCGCCGCGATCCTGGACGGCCTGGCCGGTGCGCGCGGCGGTCTCTCGGTCGAGGCGGCGGTGGCGCTGGCCGCGCTGAACAGCGTGCCGGACGTGAGCGCGGCGATCCGGGGCAGCGTCTCCGGCCGGGAACTGGCGGCGCGCGGGTTCATCGACGACGTGGCGATCGCGCTGGAACGGGACGCGTCCACGGTCGTTCCGCTGCTGCGCGGCGGCATCTTCAGCCGCGCTTGA
- a CDS encoding carboxypeptidase-like regulatory domain-containing protein: MLFVTPASAQADPPELNLSLQAGAINAGQSTKLTVTVSPDNPTDSLAVTVTVFDGVRCSPCSGTGSFDVTLTGDNLAPGQTRSGNIRVTAVGTPVIGEAETEEKSVSLQVKGPEAVQTVRKISGRVVDAATGEGVSGAAVRIQDPAGHQYEAATNGRGTFTFNGSTDRPITPGTIQIAASARDFEAKAATFNGGNGATVDGVTLQLASTKASPSPTPSASASPSASPTATPSADESEASEEPVTDVTDVPDTNNAANQSDDDGGIPWFVVLIGALLVAVGVGTIVLLMIRRKQDREAAEAEEEAKNRTPVGAAAGGFRDDATRIGGAGMGAGGMDDATRITTPISDAPTMITPRSAMDEFPDPYGAPPPGSPGAPKWAGADDDFGGSNDATRVGFGDDRGGNYGGSGGGYGGAAQSGGYDDGYGNDRGGNYGGAGSASVSGGGYGAGGRDGYDGGGYDNQAGAGYGNDRGGYGNDQYDEPTGRYNGGADGYGGQGGGYGATPAGPYGQRADQGGYGAQEIDYGTQNSQGQGGGYGAGQGGYGGGGYGDGAGGGNYGGQGGYGDGGGAGQGGYGAGQGGNYGGQGGYGDRGGYDQGGYDQQGGGYGGGQGGGYPAQQGGGYDQQQGAGYGGQQGGDRGGYDQGGYRDDRGNQQRGDRRIDWMDD, translated from the coding sequence GTGCTCTTCGTTACCCCGGCCTCGGCTCAGGCCGACCCGCCCGAGCTGAACCTCAGCCTGCAGGCGGGGGCCATCAACGCGGGGCAGAGCACGAAACTCACCGTGACGGTCTCGCCCGACAACCCGACCGACTCACTCGCTGTGACGGTCACGGTCTTCGACGGCGTGAGGTGCAGCCCGTGCTCCGGCACCGGCTCCTTCGACGTGACGCTCACCGGCGACAACCTCGCCCCCGGCCAGACGAGGTCCGGCAACATCCGGGTCACCGCGGTCGGTACCCCGGTGATCGGTGAGGCCGAGACCGAGGAGAAGAGCGTCTCGCTGCAGGTGAAGGGCCCGGAAGCGGTCCAGACCGTGCGGAAGATCAGTGGTCGCGTGGTCGACGCAGCGACCGGTGAGGGCGTCTCCGGCGCGGCCGTCCGCATTCAGGACCCGGCCGGCCACCAGTACGAGGCGGCCACCAACGGCCGGGGGACGTTCACGTTCAACGGCTCGACGGACCGGCCGATCACGCCCGGCACCATCCAGATCGCCGCGAGCGCGCGTGACTTCGAGGCCAAGGCCGCGACCTTCAACGGCGGCAACGGCGCCACGGTCGACGGCGTGACGCTCCAGCTGGCCTCGACGAAGGCCTCCCCCAGCCCGACCCCGTCGGCGAGCGCCTCACCGAGTGCGTCGCCGACCGCGACTCCGTCCGCGGACGAGTCGGAGGCGTCGGAGGAGCCGGTGACCGATGTCACCGACGTGCCGGACACGAACAACGCCGCGAACCAGTCCGACGACGACGGGGGCATCCCGTGGTTCGTGGTGCTGATCGGCGCGCTGCTGGTCGCGGTCGGCGTCGGCACCATCGTGCTGCTGATGATCCGGCGCAAGCAGGACCGGGAGGCGGCCGAGGCCGAGGAGGAGGCGAAGAACCGCACCCCGGTCGGGGCGGCGGCGGGCGGCTTCCGCGACGACGCGACCCGGATCGGCGGCGCCGGCATGGGCGCGGGCGGCATGGACGACGCCACCCGGATCACCACGCCGATCTCCGACGCACCGACCATGATCACGCCGCGGTCCGCGATGGACGAGTTCCCCGACCCGTACGGTGCTCCGCCTCCCGGCTCCCCCGGTGCGCCGAAATGGGCCGGCGCCGACGACGACTTCGGCGGTAGCAACGACGCCACCCGCGTCGGCTTCGGTGACGACCGTGGCGGCAACTACGGTGGCTCCGGTGGCGGCTACGGCGGTGCGGCACAGTCCGGCGGCTACGACGACGGCTACGGCAACGACCGCGGTGGCAACTACGGCGGCGCCGGCTCCGCGTCGGTCTCCGGCGGCGGCTACGGCGCCGGTGGCCGGGACGGCTACGACGGCGGCGGCTACGACAACCAGGCCGGCGCCGGCTACGGCAACGACCGCGGCGGCTACGGCAACGATCAGTACGACGAGCCCACCGGCCGGTACAACGGCGGTGCGGACGGCTACGGCGGTCAGGGCGGTGGCTACGGCGCCACCCCGGCGGGCCCGTACGGTCAGCGCGCCGACCAGGGCGGCTACGGCGCCCAGGAGATCGACTACGGCACGCAGAACAGCCAGGGTCAGGGCGGCGGCTACGGCGCCGGCCAGGGCGGTTACGGCGGCGGTGGGTACGGCGACGGCGCCGGTGGCGGCAATTACGGCGGCCAGGGTGGCTACGGCGACGGTGGCGGTGCCGGTCAGGGCGGTTACGGCGCCGGCCAGGGCGGCAACTACGGCGGCCAGGGTGGCTACGGCGACCGCGGCGGTTACGACCAGGGTGGTTACGACCAGCAGGGCGGCGGCTACGGCGGCGGCCAGGGCGGTGGCTACCCGGCCCAGCAGGGTGGCGGTTACGACCAGCAGCAGGGCGCCGGGTACGGCGGCCAGCAGGGCGGCGACCGCGGTGGTTACGACCAGGGCGGCTACCGGGACGACCGGGGCAACCAGCAGCGTGGCGACCGCCGCATCGACTGGATGGACGACTGA
- a CDS encoding sterol carrier family protein, producing the protein MSSPHDKSAVVATVLASFDAGETPERVALRDAVRALLAGLAAKVPGRSVEVRVPPYGAIQCVEGPRHTRGTPPNVVEMDPETWVRLATGRLSWGEAITQGRLRISGNRADISNYIPI; encoded by the coding sequence GTGTCTTCTCCGCACGATAAGTCCGCAGTAGTAGCGACGGTGCTGGCCTCGTTCGATGCCGGTGAGACCCCCGAGCGGGTAGCGCTCCGTGACGCCGTACGTGCGCTTCTCGCCGGTCTCGCGGCCAAAGTTCCCGGCCGTTCGGTGGAGGTGCGGGTTCCTCCGTACGGTGCGATTCAGTGCGTCGAGGGTCCGCGTCACACCCGGGGCACACCGCCCAATGTGGTCGAGATGGACCCGGAGACGTGGGTGCGTCTGGCCACCGGACGCCTGTCCTGGGGCGAGGCGATTACTCAGGGACGTCTGCGGATCAGTGGCAACCGTGCTGACATATCTAACTACATCCCTATCTAG
- the purF gene encoding amidophosphoribosyltransferase, with the protein MPRGDGLLSHELDPQRPGPQDACGVFGVWAPGEEVAKLTYFGIYALQHRGQEAAGIAVSDGSGVVVYKDVGLVSQVFDEPTLASLRGHLAVGHARYSTTGGNNWENAQPTIKATTSGTTIALAHNGNLVNTAELAREVAERGLDGGSDGSTTDTSLVTTLLASYPDLSVEQAALQVLPRVRGAFSFVFMDENTLYAARDAAGVRPLVLGRLERGWVVASETAALDICGASVVREVEPGELIAIDEDGLRSVRFATPDPKGCLFEYVYLARPDTTINGRNIYSARVQIGRELAKESPVEADLVIPVPESGTPAAIGYAEASGITYGQGLLKNAYVGRTFIQPSQTIRQLGIRLKLNPLRENVRGKRIVVVDDSIVRGNTQRAIVRMLRESGALEVHVRISSPPVRWPCFYGIDFATRAELIANGLDTEGIRRAIGADSLGYISLAGLISATEQPKTRLCRACFDGEYPIALPADDMIGKHVLEGVGRRVSVGMPSVPAQVAEGGAPGPSPDHDLENDEADLVASPGGGDKPHHS; encoded by the coding sequence GTGCCCCGAGGCGACGGGCTGTTGAGCCACGAACTCGACCCCCAAAGGCCCGGCCCGCAAGATGCTTGCGGCGTGTTCGGAGTGTGGGCTCCGGGTGAAGAGGTGGCAAAGCTCACCTATTTCGGAATCTACGCACTTCAGCACCGTGGCCAGGAGGCCGCGGGCATCGCCGTGAGTGACGGCTCCGGCGTCGTGGTCTACAAGGACGTGGGCCTGGTCTCCCAGGTCTTCGACGAGCCTACGCTGGCGAGCCTGCGCGGCCACCTCGCGGTCGGTCACGCGCGCTACTCGACCACCGGCGGCAACAACTGGGAGAACGCGCAGCCCACGATCAAGGCCACCACGTCCGGCACCACGATCGCGCTGGCGCACAACGGCAACCTGGTCAACACGGCCGAGCTGGCTCGCGAGGTCGCCGAGCGCGGTCTCGACGGCGGGTCGGACGGTTCGACCACGGACACGTCGCTGGTCACCACACTGCTGGCGTCGTACCCCGACCTGTCCGTGGAGCAGGCCGCGCTGCAGGTGCTGCCGCGCGTGCGCGGCGCGTTCAGCTTCGTCTTCATGGACGAGAACACGCTGTACGCGGCGCGCGACGCCGCCGGTGTGCGCCCACTCGTGCTCGGCCGCCTGGAGCGCGGCTGGGTGGTGGCGAGCGAGACCGCGGCACTGGACATCTGCGGTGCCAGCGTGGTCCGCGAGGTCGAGCCCGGCGAGCTGATCGCGATCGACGAGGACGGCCTGCGTTCGGTGCGCTTCGCGACGCCGGACCCGAAGGGCTGCCTCTTCGAGTACGTGTACCTCGCCCGCCCGGACACCACGATCAACGGGCGGAACATCTACTCCGCCCGCGTCCAGATCGGGCGCGAGCTGGCCAAGGAGAGCCCCGTCGAGGCCGACCTGGTGATCCCGGTGCCGGAGTCGGGCACGCCGGCCGCGATCGGCTACGCCGAGGCCTCCGGCATCACCTACGGCCAGGGCCTGCTGAAGAACGCCTACGTCGGCCGCACCTTCATCCAGCCGTCGCAGACCATCCGTCAGCTGGGCATCCGCCTCAAGCTGAACCCGCTGCGGGAGAACGTGCGCGGCAAGCGGATCGTCGTGGTCGACGACTCGATCGTCCGCGGCAACACGCAGCGGGCCATCGTGCGCATGCTGCGCGAGTCCGGCGCGCTCGAGGTCCACGTACGGATCTCGTCGCCGCCGGTGCGCTGGCCCTGCTTCTACGGCATCGACTTCGCCACCCGCGCGGAGCTGATCGCCAACGGGCTGGACACGGAGGGCATCCGGCGCGCGATCGGCGCGGATTCCCTGGGCTACATCTCGCTGGCGGGCCTGATCTCCGCCACCGAGCAGCCGAAGACCCGGCTCTGCCGGGCCTGTTTCGACGGGGAGTACCCGATCGCGCTGCCGGCCGATGACATGATCGGCAAGCACGTGCTGGAGGGCGTCGGCCGCCGGGTGTCCGTCGGCATGCCGTCCGTGCCCGCGCAGGTCGCGGAGGGCGGGGCCCCGGGCCCGAGCCCCGACCACGACCTGGAGAACGACGAGGCGGACCTGGTCGCCTCGCCCGGTGGCGGGGACAAGCCGCATCATTCTTAG